Proteins encoded within one genomic window of Cucumis sativus cultivar 9930 chromosome 3, Cucumber_9930_V3, whole genome shotgun sequence:
- the LOC101203628 gene encoding growth-regulating factor 3, with protein sequence MDFDLKQCRKQRESESDEHQNSSKISKFFPQQNPLNPSSSSSSSSSPVLPLFVPSKTSNTLSAFSDSSSTLPRMLGYFSAAQRQELELQALIFRYMIAGAAVPPELLHLIKKSLLSSTTAPLFLHHPLQHFPHYPTSLLQAGYWGKAAMDPEPGRCRRTDGKKWRCSRDVVAGQKYCERHMHRGRNRSRKPVETATNNAATTAGGSGSGGGCSISSNSNRGGGGGRPFLTVESGNYFSMCEQTPSVDLLHLNQGSCSNSLSENKNFYQSHKEPSTGDVKPDGHILRHFFDDWPRSENDGCGNDNTNNVNQRMNSTSASATSLSISMPSLTSDVSLKLSTGGSSDRGSDHHNHQNGNVDREQHTHLNWAAGWAATQMASMGGPLAEALRSANNSSLPTSVLHQLQRTTNSEASFIST encoded by the exons ATGGACTTTGATCTGAAGCAATGTAGAAAACAGAGGGAGTCAGAGTCTGATGAGCATCAaaattcttctaaaatttctaAGTTTTTTCCTCAACAAAATCCTTTaaatccttcttcttcttcttcttcttcttcttctcctgtTCTTCCTTTGTTTGTACCTTCCAAAACTTCTAATACCTTGTCAGCATTTTCAGATTCTTCATCTACGTTACCCA GGATGTTGGGTTATTTCAGTGCAGCTCAAAGGCAAGAACTTGAACTTCAAGCTCTCATTTTCCGGTATATGATAGCCGGCGCCGCCGTCCCGCCGGAGCTTCTTCATCTTATTAAGAAAAGCCTTCTTTCTTCCACTACTGCTCCTTTATTTCTTCATCATCCTCTTCAACATTTCCCTCATTATCCCACTTCTT TGTTACAAGCAGGGTATTGGGGCAAAGCCGCCATGGATCCGGAGCCTGGCCGGTGCCGTAGAACCGACGGCAAAAAATGGCGTTGCTCTAGAGATGTGGTCGCCGGCCAGAAATATTGTGAGCGCCACATGCACCGTGGCCGTAACCGTTCAAGAAAGCCTGTGGAAACCGCCACAAATAACGCTGCCACCACTGCAGGCGGCAGCGGCAGCGGCGGCGGTTGCTCTATCAGTTCCAACTCCAACCGTGGCGGTGGTGGTGGTCGGCCTTTTTTGACTGTGGAAAGTGGAAATTATTTCTCCATGTGTGAACAAACCCCATCCGTTGATCTTCTCCATCTGAATCAAGG CTCTTGCTCTAATTCTTTATCAGAGAACAAGAATTTCTATCAGTCCCACAAAGAGCCTTCCACCGGAGATGTTAAACCCGACGGCCACATTTTGAGGCATTTTTTCGACGACTGGCCACGGTCAGAAAATGATGGATGTGGGAACGACAATACCAACAATGTCAACCAACGAATGAACTCCACATCTGCTTCTGCAACATCCCTTTCGATTTCGATGCCGTCCTTGACCTCTGACGTGTCATTGAAATTGTCGACAGGAGGAAGTTCTGATCGAGGCAGTGATCACCACAACCACCAAAATGGCAACGTTGACCGAGAACAACACACGCACTTGAATTGGGCTGCGGGATGGGCTGCCACGCAGATGGCGTCGATGGGTGGACCGTTGGCAGAGGCGCTACGCTCAGCGAATAACAGCTCGTTGCCAACGAGTGTGCTGCATCAGTTACAAAGAACAACCAACTCGGAAGCTAGCTTTATTAGCACATGA